One uncultured Carboxylicivirga sp. genomic window, TGAGATTAACCGTGCCCCGGCAAAAGTGCAGAGTGCACTACTTGAAGCAATGCAGGAACGCCAGGTTACCATTGGCGAGAACACTTTTAAATTGGATGAACCATTCCTGGTAATGGCAACTCAAAACCCGATTGAACAAGAGGGTACTTATCCATTACCGGAAGCACAGGTTGACCGTTTTATGTTGAAGCTTGTTCTGGATTATCCAAAGAAAGATGAAGAGCAAATGATTATTCGTCACAATCTGGCTAAAACATTCCCAAAAGCTTCAACCATTCTTAAACCTGAAGATATTATCCGTGCACGTAACGTGGTGAAAGAAGTTTACATGGATGAAAAAATTGAAAAATATATTGTTGATATCATTTTCGCTACCCGTTTCCCTGAGCAATATGGAATGGAGAAATTCAAGGATATGATTTCATACGGAGCTTCTCCTCGTGCAAGTATCAGCTTGTCGATGGCAGCCAAGGCATATGCTTTCATCAAACGTCGTGGCTATGTTATTCCGGAAGATGTGCGTGCTGTTTGTCATGATGTTATGCGTCACCGTATTGGATTATCATATGAAGCTGAAGCTAACAACATTACTTCAGTGGAGATCATTAGCGAAATTCTTAACCAGGTTGAAGTACCTTAAAAAGAGCTGATAGCTGCTAGCTTTCAGCTGCTAGCTTTCAAACGACTAACTATTGTAAAATTATCTGGCTATTAGCTAAAATCTAGCCACCAGACGCTAAAAATACAGAAACTTGGAAGCAAC contains:
- a CDS encoding AAA family ATPase; the encoded protein is MDQNVDIRAINEKIQQESSFVDMLTIEMNKVIVGQKHLVEGLLIGLLSDGHILLEGVPGLAKTLAINTLATIVDAKFSRIQFTPDLLPADLLGTMIYSQKKEEFIVKHGPIFTNFVLADEINRAPAKVQSALLEAMQERQVTIGENTFKLDEPFLVMATQNPIEQEGTYPLPEAQVDRFMLKLVLDYPKKDEEQMIIRHNLAKTFPKASTILKPEDIIRARNVVKEVYMDEKIEKYIVDIIFATRFPEQYGMEKFKDMISYGASPRASISLSMAAKAYAFIKRRGYVIPEDVRAVCHDVMRHRIGLSYEAEANNITSVEIISEILNQVEVP